The proteins below come from a single Eucalyptus grandis isolate ANBG69807.140 chromosome 3, ASM1654582v1, whole genome shotgun sequence genomic window:
- the LOC104437322 gene encoding probable xyloglucan endotransglucosylase/hydrolase protein 23 encodes MTFPSVLSNKMALAVVFLGLLAMAAAAAGNFNEDFDITWGDGRAKILNSGQLLTLSMDKTSGSGFRSKKQYLFGKIDMQLKLVPGNSAGTVTAYYLSSLGSAHDEIDFEFLGNLSGDPYILHTNVFTQGKGNREQQFYLWFDPTKDFHTYSILWNPQSIVFSVDGTPIREFKNLESKGVAFPKSQAMWIYSSLWNADDWATRGGLVKTDWTQAPFTASYRGFNDAQACIWSSGSSSCSSSSSSSGNNSWLSQSLDATGEQRIKWVQKNYMIYNYCANTNRFPQGPPPECSPS; translated from the exons ATGACCTTTCCAAGCGTCCTCTCAAATAAGATGGCCTTGGCAGTGGTTTTCCTCGGCTTATTGGCGATGGCGGCGGCCGCTGCGGGCAATTTCAACGAAGACTTCGACATCACATGGGGCGACGGCCGCGCGAAGATTCTCAACAGCGGCCAGCTCCTGACGTTGTCCATGGACAAGACATCAGGGTCAGGCTTCCGATCCAAGAAGCAGTACTTGTTTGGCAAGATCGACATGCAGCTAAAACTCGTGCCAGGGAACTCCGCTGGGACTGTTACCGCTTATTAT cttTCTTCTTTGGGTTCTGCTCACGACGAAATCGACTTCGAGTTTCTTGGTAATCTGAGTGGCGACCCTTACATCCTCCACACAAACGTATTCACGCAAGGGAAGGGAAACAGAGAGCAACAGTTCTATCTCTGGTTCGACCCCACCAAGGACTTCCACACCTACTCCATCTTGTGGAATCCCCAAAGCATCGT CTTTTCCGTGGATGGAACTCCCATAAGAGAGTTCAAGAACCTCGAGTCAAAGGGCGTCGCGTTCCCGAAGAGCCAGGCCATGTGGATATACTCGAGCCTGTGGAATGCGGACGATTGGGCCACAAGGGGCGGGCTTGTGAAGACCGACTGGACGCAAGCCCCGTTCACAGCTTCCTACAGAGGCTTCAACGATGCACAGGCCTGCATCTGGTCATCGGGATCCTCATCGTGTTCCTCATCCTCCTCGTCCTCGGGAAACAACTCTTGGCTATCGCAATCTTTGGATGCGACGGGCGAGCAAAGAATCAAGTGGGTGCAGAAGAATTACATGATATACAACTACTGCGCCAACACCAACCGCTTCCCACAAGGACCACCTCCTGAATGCTCTCCTTCttag